AATGGAAACGGATTGCAGATTCCACACTTTCAATATCCTCTGGTTCCAACCAAGCAGAGATGGTAAATAAGCTGGATTCTTTTTGTAGGGAAATATTACTACAAATTCCCTGAACTAATTGTCTTTCTTCTCGTAAATCTCGCATGAGACGGGAGGTTCTTCCCTCTGCGAGTAACACCGATAGTAAATCTAAACCGTAGGCATCATCTAATTTTTCCACGCCGGGGGCAGTCCATGCCATCATGATCCTGGATTGTTCCAGTTGTGGTAATGATAACTCTTGGCGGCGAATCTCGGTGATTTGGGGTTGGGGAATGGTTTCCCGTAGTGGACATGAAACCCCAGGTGCGCGAAAATCACTAAAGGCTTGGTTAACTAATTCCGCAGCTTGTTCTTGAGCAATTCCCCCAACCAACACTACCGTCATATTTTCCGGTTGGTAGTGATTTTGGTGAAAACAACGCATTGCTTCTGGTGACTGCTGCATTAAGTCATGAACTGAACCTAGTACCGATCGCCCATAGGGATGGTATTCATAGACGTTATTAATCAGAGATTGAAATCCTAACCAATCAGGATCGTCCTCTGCTTGGCGAATTTCCTCTAAGACGACATCCCGTTCGCGGATAAACTCATCATCGGGTATAGCTGCATTCAAGAGCAAGTCTGCTAGGTGTGGTAGGGTTTCGCTGACAAAAGGTGTGGCGGTTGTCAGGGAATAATGGGCATAATCATAACTGGTTGCAGCATTACTCATTCCCCCTCGACTTTCAATCTGATAGTCAAAAGCTCCCGGTGCTAGGTTCGCTGTACCTTTAAATATCATATGTTCGAGAAAATGAGCCATCCCAAACCAGGGTTTTGGCTCTGCGTTGCTACCAGCACCTACCCAAATGTCCGCTACCACCACAGGGGTTGCAGGAATTTCTTGATGAATAAGAGTTAAACCGTTGCTGAATGTTAAAACCGCAGCTGGAAACACAGTTATGATTTTGTTTTGATAAGAATTTTTCTGATTGTACGCACAAGTGGGCACAATTTTGAAATGTTAGCTTGAATTTCTTCCCTCGTTAGAATCAATTTATACAAAATGCCAATTTCCCGGTATCAAGATGAGTAATGAGTAATAAGTAATGAGTAGTGATCTATCTTTTATCACTTTCGGGAGAGAATAATCTGAAAAGTTTACAGCTTTACTGAGTAATAAAATTACATCAATTTTTCTTGGTGCAAGATGTGTGTCAAGAAAAAAGCTTTGGCTTTTGGTTTGGAACTTACCCCCATTTCTGACTCAACGTAATGTGTTTCTTGAGAGTTAACCGTAACTTCTCCTGCTTGAATCAGGTGTTGTGCCAAAGTATGAGAAGTACAGAGTTTTTTTCTACGAGTAAAGTATCGAGTCTTTGTTTTGCCAATTTCTTGCCGTCACTTGCTTTTGTATATATTTTAGATCGCATATATTTCGATCAATAAATATATCTGGCTCTTCCGTAGGTGTTATGCCAAACTTGAAACTCTAATTCGAGATTTACCTTTAATAGCAAGGCTTTTGGGAACTTTTAAGCTTTATTTTGTTCCAAAGGCTTAAAATCCGATTTTAAAAGCTATCTTTCTTGTCCAGTAATGAATTTGAGCTATTTTATAAGCATTTTTAGCATAACAAGTAATGAAGAACCATATCTCTTAATTGTTCCCCAGTTGTTGGCAAGTTTTTTGGAAGTGGTTTTTCGATACCTGCGATCGCAAATGCCTTATTTTTTCTACTTATTGTCTAATTACGTACGAATTTCTTTATCAAAAATTTATTTATACATCTATTTTTGCAAAGATATCTTG
The Calothrix sp. 336/3 DNA segment above includes these coding regions:
- a CDS encoding pitrilysin family protein; protein product: MFPAAVLTFSNGLTLIHQEIPATPVVVADIWVGAGSNAEPKPWFGMAHFLEHMIFKGTANLAPGAFDYQIESRGGMSNAATSYDYAHYSLTTATPFVSETLPHLADLLLNAAIPDDEFIRERDVVLEEIRQAEDDPDWLGFQSLINNVYEYHPYGRSVLGSVHDLMQQSPEAMRCFHQNHYQPENMTVVLVGGIAQEQAAELVNQAFSDFRAPGVSCPLRETIPQPQITEIRRQELSLPQLEQSRIMMAWTAPGVEKLDDAYGLDLLSVLLAEGRTSRLMRDLREERQLVQGICSNISLQKESSLFTISAWLEPEDIESVESAIRFHLDSLQTQGITEAELNRAQRLLCNEFAFSTETPNQLAGLYGYYSTIAHADLAMKYTDKILSFDTQQLQKLAQKYLLPDNYAVTVMKS